The Amycolatopsis camponoti genome segment GCGGCAACATGCGCAACGCGGCGGAGGCGGCCCGGATGACCAGCGCGGAAGGGCGCCAGCAGTACGCGTCCGCCATCGCGGCGGCGATCGAGGCCTACCTGGCTTCCTGACACCGTGCCCGGAGGGTCGGCGTCAGTCCAGGGGGCGGGCGCCGAGGTGGTCCGAGATCAGCTTGCGGGCCAGCTCGTCCGGGTCCTGGTCCGGCGGCGGTGGGGGCGGCGGCGGGGCCGGGCTGGCGTCCTCGTTGTAGAGGTCCTCGTCGTCCTCGTCGGAGGGTTCCGGGGGCAGCGGGATGTCCGGCTCGGACGTGGCTACGCGGGGCCGGACCGGTGCGGCGACTGGCGCCGGCGCGGGACGAGCCGGCGCTGCAACGGGCGGCTGCGCGGGCGCGGCGGCCGGGGCCGCCGACTGCCGGGTGAACGACCGCTCCGCCGCGGGCGCGGCCTGCTGCGTGCGCGCGGCGGGCGCGGCCGGGGCGTTGCCGTGGACGCAGCGGACCTGCCAGTCGCCACCGACGACGTCCGCCAGCGCGCCGGCGATCTTGCGGGCGTTGTCCTGGTCGGACAGGCGACGGGCCAGCGGCTCGGACTTGTGGGTGAGGGTGAGGGAGTTCCCCTCGACGGTCGCGACCGTCGCCTGGGTGAGCATCGCCTCGAGGCTCCGGCCGCCGGTGAACTTGCGCAGCGCGGTCATGAGCTGCGGCCACACGTTCCGGATCGCGGCGGCGTCCAGACCCCCGGACGCGGCGGCCGGCGACGCCGCCGGAGCGGGGTCGGGAGCCGGAGCGGGCGTAGCGGCCGGAGCGGGCGTAGCGGGAGTGCCACCACCAGGAGTTCGCGGCGTCCCCCAGCCGCTTTCCGCGGACTTGGCCGCCGGAGCAGGCTCGGCGGGCTTCGCCACCGGAGCGGGCTCGGGCGTGGGGGCGGGCCGCGAAGCCGGCTCGGGCGCCGGGGCCGGCTCGGGCGCGACCGGCGCCGGATCCGCCGAAGCCGGACGCTGCGAAGGACGTGAGAACCGCTCCGACGCCGCCCGCACCGGCGGCTCCACGCCGCCCTCGGCCGGCGCGCCACCCCCGCCCGCCAGCGTCGCGCGGCGTTCGAGCCGCTCCAGGCGGGCCAGCAGCGCGTTTTCCGCCTCCGTCACCGACGGCAGCAGCATCCGCGCGCACAGCAGCTCGAGCACCAGCCGGGGCGAGGTCGCCCCGCGCATCTCCAGAAGTCCATTGTGGACGATGTCGGCGTACCGCGAGAGCGTCGCCAGTCCGATCCGCTCCGCCTGCGCGACCATCCGCGACAGCTCTTCCTCCGGCGCGGACACCAGTCCGCCGGCGGAAGACGGCACCGCGCGCAGCAGCACCAGGTCGCGCAACCGGTCGAGCAGGTCCGTGGCGAACCGGCGCGGGTCGTGCCCGGCCTCGGTGACCTTCTCGACCGTGCCGAACACCGTCGCGGCGTCCTCGGTCGAAAGCGCGTCCACCATGTCGTCGATCAGCGCGACGTCCGTGACACCCAGCAGCGCGACCGCGCGCGAGTACGAAACGCCGTCCGGGCCCGCGCCGGCGAGCAGCTGGTCGAGCACCGACTGCGTGTCCCGCGCCGAACCGCCGCCCGCCCGGATGACCAGCGGGTACACCGCGGGCTCGACCTCGACGCCCTCGGCCGCGACGTTGCTCTCCAGCAGCGTGCGCATCGCGCCCGGCGGGATCAGCCGGAACGGGTAGTGGTGCGTCCGCGAGCGGATGGTGGTCAGCACCTTGTCCGGCTCGGTGGTCGCGAAGATGAAGATGACGTGCTCGGGCGGCTCTTCCACGATCTTCAGCAGGGCGTTGAAGCCCTGCGTGGTGACCATGTGCGCCTCGTCGATGATGAACACGCGGTACCGCGACTCCGCCGGCGCGTAGAACGCCTTGTCACGCAGCTCGCGGGCGTCGTCGACGCCACCGTGGCTGGCCGCGTCGAGCTCCGTGACGTCCACGCTGCCCGACCCCTCGGGGGCGAGCGCCTTGCACGAGTTGCACTCGCCGCACGGGTCCGGCGTCGGCCCCTTCACGCAGTTCAGCGAGCGCGCCATGATGCGCGCGCTGGACGTCTTGCCGCAGCCGCGGGGGCCGGAGAAGAGGTAGGCGTGGTTGATCCGCCCGGCGGACAACGCCGTCCGGAGGGGTTCGGTCACATGCTCCTGCCCGACGACCTCGGCGAAGGTTGCCGGACGGTACTTGCGGTACAGCGCGAGAGCCACGCCGCGAGACTACCGTCAGGGTCCGACAACCTTCGCCGTGCGGTCAGGACCTCAGTGCGTTCACCTCGGCGACCAGAGCGTTCACCTTCGCGACGTGCCCGGCGGTGAAGGCGTCACGCGCCCGTGCCTTGCCCAGGTCGTTGTCGAGGTACGGCTGCAGGAACGACTCCGGGCCGTCGAGGACGCCCTGCGCGACCGCGTTGACCTCCGGGCCTTCCGACAGCGACTGCGCCACCTTGATCCGCAGGTCGTGCGTCCGCGCGACGAACCGGCCGGTGGCCAGGAACGCCCGGACGTCGGCGACCGTGCCGTCGAGCGCCTGCTGGGCCGCCGACTTCGTCGCCGGGCCACCGGCCGCCATGATCTGGTTGACCTCGACGCGGTCGTCGGTGTCACGGCCCGGGTAGTCCCCGGTGCGCAGCAGGCCGGCGACACCGGCGTACGGCCCGGCGAGCGCGTCACGAGCGGCCTGGCGCAGGCCGGCCCGGGCCGCGGGGTCGGCCGCGATCGCCGCGACGGCGGCGCGGTCATCGGTCTCCTGCGCGGCGATCAGACCGCTGCGCACGAAGGTGACGACGTCGTCGTCCGAGCCGCTCAGCGCGGTCCGGGCGGCGTTCTTGACCGCGGCACCGCCGGTGCGCAGCAGGTAGACCGACGCGCGACGGCCGTTCGGCACGGTCAGCGCCGGGTCGGCCGCGTCGGTGAGCAGCTTGTCGTTGTCGGCCTTGGCCTGCGCCGCGCGGGCGGCGGCGTCACGGGCCTGCTGCGCGGCGTCGGCGGCCGCGCCGGCCGCGACCTGGGCGTCGTGCTGGGCGGCGGCCTGCTGCGCGGCGAGCCGGTCGACGTTCGCCTTCCGCGCGTCGGCGGCGATCTGCGTGGCCCGCTCCGCGGCGAGCCTCACCACGAGCGGGCGGTGGTTGGCCGCCGCCACCTTGGCCCCGTCGAGCTGGGCCTGGACCGCGGCGACCTCGGCGTCCCCGTCCGCGGCGACCTGCCGCCAGCGGGAAAGGAAGTACCGGATGTCGTCCGGGGTGCCGTCGAGCGCCGTCTGCGCGGCCGCCTGGACCTCGGGACCGCCGGCGGCCAGCGCCTGGTTCGCCGTGATCCGCTCGTCGGTGTCCCTGGCCTGCTGCAAGCCGGTCTCGAGGAACGCCCGCACGTCGGCGGGAGTGCCGTCGAGCGCCTTCTGGGCCCGGGCGTTGACGACCGGGCCGCCGGTGCTCATCGCCTGCCCGACCGCGATCCGGTCGTCGGCGACCCGGGCCTGGGCCTGGCCGGTGGCCAAGAAGGCGCGGACGTCCTCGATGGTGCCGTCGAGCGCCTGCTGGGCGGCGCGCTTGGTGACCGGGCCGCCGGTCGTGAGTGCCTGGGTGACCAGGACCCGGTCGTCGTCGTCACGGGCCCGCTGGCGGCCCGTCGCCAGGAAGTCCTGCAGGTCGGCCGGAGTGCCGAGCAAGGCCGCTTCGGCGGCTCTGGCGACGCCGGGGCCACCGGTTTCCAGGTACCCCACGGCCTGGGCCCGGTCGGGCAGGACGTCCGCGGCCGCCGGCGTCGCGAAGACACCGGCGGCGAGAGCCGCGGCGACGATTACTGCGTTCGCACGCAAGGAAAACCCCCTCGATCGATGATCGTTCCGCTCCCTTATCGCCGGGGCGGTCGGAATGTTTCCGATAGCCTCGGATTTCGTGAGTCGCACGCGAAAGCCCGGCCCGGTGGCCGGGCGGTACCCGGTCCGGTTCGGGACGGCGGAGCTCCTCCGCGACGCCGACCGGGCCAACGCATGGCTGGTGTCGGTGGACGGGGTCGCCCAGTCGCACGTCGACCTCGACGACCCGGCCGACCTGGAGTTCGACTACATCCGGCGGTTCGCCGACGTCGTGGACCAGCTGCCGCCGGGCCCGCTGGAGGCGTTGCACATCGGCGGGGCGGCGTGCACGCTGCCGCGGTACGTGGCGGCGTCGCGCCCGGGGTCGCGGCAGCTGGTGTTCGACGCCGACGGCGAGCTGGTCGAGCTGGTCCGCGCCCAGCTGGGGCTGCGGGTGCCGGGCCTGCGCGTCCGGGTGACGGACGGCCGCGAAGGCCTCACGACGAGACGCGAGGACACGGCGGACCTGCTGGTGGTCGACGCGTTCGAGCGCGCGACCCTGGCCGGCGGCCTGGCGACCCTGGAGGCGACGCGCTCGATCGCGGCGATCCTGCGGCCCCCGGGCATCTACCTGGCCAACATCACGGACGGCGCGGGGCTCCCGTTCGCCCGCCGCTTCCTGGCGACGCTGCGCGAGGTGTTCCCCGAGGTCCTGCTACTGGCGGACCCGGCGGTGCTGAAGGGCCGCCGCTTCGGCAACCTGGTGTTCACGGCCTCGGCCTCACCGCTACCGACGGCGGAGATCGCCCGCCGAACGGCCTCGGCGGCATTCCCGACGAGGTGCGTGGAGGGCGCAGAGCTACGCAAGCTGGCAGGAAGGGCGAACCCGATCACGGACGAGGACCGCCCACCCTCCCCCCAACCCCCGGCCGACATCCTGGGGCTGTTCCAAAGAGGTCGTGAGTGAGAAACAGTGTTCTAACCCTGTTTCTCACTCACGACCAGCCACGGCAGACCTGCAAAGCCGCGAGCGAGGCACCGTGGGGGTCCGGGGGCTCGGCCCCCGGGGACAACGACGGAGTCGAGCGAAGGGCGAAGCCCGAAGCAGAGACGAAGGGGACCCCGCGCACCCGTCAGAGCCTGCTTATCCTTGCTGCCTTCCGGCCCTGGGGAGGTTCACAGGGTGGACGCCGCGCGGGGTCCGTGGATCAGTGTAGCGGGCCTGGCTCAAGCCCCCGCACCAGCCTGCGCACGGGCCTTCTTGAACGTGTTGTGCAGGACCGCCAGCAGCGCGTCCCGCACCGAAAGCTTCTGCCGCGCGTCGAACGTGATCAGCGGGACGTCCTCGCTGACCGCCAAGGCCCACCGCACGTCGTCGAGGTTGTGGCCCAGTGACCCGTCGAACATGTTCACCGCCACCACGAACGGCAGGCCCGCGTTCTCGAAGTAGTCGACCGCCGGGTAGCAGTCGTCCATGCGGCGGGTGTCCACGATCACCAGCGCGCCCAGTGCGCCGTGGACCAGGTCCTGCCACATGAAGCCGAAGCGGTCCTGGCCGGGCGTGCCGAACAGGTACAGCTTCACCTCGTCGTCGATGGTGATGCAGCCGAAGTCCAGCGCCACCGTCGTGGTGGTCTTGCGCGGGACGTGGCCGGTGCGGTCCACCGCGGCCGCCACCGACGTGATCGCGGCCTCCGTGGTCAGCGGCTTGATCTCCGAGATGGACGACACGGCCGTCGTCTTGCCCACGCCGAAGCCGCCCGCGATGACGATCTTGACCGGGGCCGGCGGGCGGGCCGCCGGTTCAGTGAATGGCTTCGAGTCCACGAATGACCCTTTCGATCATGCCGAGGTCGTGCGAGTTGGTGTTCGCCGGCCGGCGGACGACGACGTAGCCCTGCTCGGCGAGGTCGGCCACCAGCACCCGGGCGACGCCGATGTGCAGGCCGAGCACGGCGGCCACCTCGGCGACCGAAACGGTGCTCCGGCAGAGGGAGACGATCTCCTGCCGTTCGAACGTGAGCTTCGGGTGTGAAGCCGCCCCCAGGCGGGACGTCATGACCTGCGCCTCGATCTCGAGGCTCTGGTCGACCGGCTGGGCGCGCCCCGAGGTCATCAGGTACGGCCGCAGCAACGAGGTGTCCGGTTCCTCGGTCATCACGAACCTACGGTGTTCTTGAGCTCCTCGATCAGGCCCGGCGTCAGGACTTCGGTGGCGCGGTTGGCGAACATGGCCATCTCGTAGGCGATCGTGCCCAGGCCGGCCTGCTTGTTGGCCAGCACGCCCAGCGAGCAGCCGATGCTGATGGTGCAGACCAGCAGGTACCCGTGCTCCAGCTCGATGATCACCTTGTCGGGCGAGCCGAGCGGGTGGCTTTCGGAGACGCCGTGGGCGAGACCGAGCATGGCGGAGGAGATCGCGGCGAGGCGGTCGGCGTTGGATCGCTCGAGCTCCGAGGACACCGCGATCAGCAGGCCGTCGGCCGAGACCGCGATGGCGGCGATCGCGCCCGCGGTGTGCTGCGCGAAGCGGCTCACCAGCCAGTTGAAGTTCTGGGCCTCGACGCTGACGCCGGCTGCGGGGATGCTCATTTCCTGCTCTCTTCTCCTCGTTCCATCACACGACCGGCGGCCACGCCCCATGGCGGGCTGTCCGCCGTCACCACGTCCGCCTTGGCCAGGCCGGCGGCGAACGAGTCGAACGCCGCCCGCTCGGCCGCCGGGTCCCGCCGGCCGCGGTTCGCGGCGGCTCTCGGGGCCGGCCTGCCCGTGACGGTCGGCGGACGCAGGCCGGGGGCGAGCTGGGCGCCGGGGACGCGGCGGACCAGGCCGTCCCGGGCCGCCGGGGCCTCGGCGACCGGTGTCTGCCCGAAGCTGTCACTTTCGCGGAAAAGCGACACTTCCGAGGCGGCGGTTTCCCGGAGAGGTGGCGCTTCCGTCCCTCCGGCGGCCCGGGCGAAGGCGTCCTGGAACCCGTCCATCGCGGCCTTGGTCGCCTCCGGGTCGTGCCGCGGCTCGGGCGAAACCGGCGCGGTGGTGCCCGGGCTCGGCAGCTGGGCGCCGCGCACGCGCCGCTTGAGCCCGGCCCGGCTCTCCGGCTCGCGCTCGGCCGGGACGTCCGGTTCGGCGTCCGGCCACACCGGTTCCCGCTGGTCGAACCAGAGGAAGCCGTTGCGGGAACCGAGGAGCGCCGGGATCGCCGGCGCGGGCAGCTCGACCGGACGCGGCAAGTCCGAAGTGGACACAGTGGCCGCCACCGCGACGGCTTCCGCGGGACGCGCCTCGGGTACGGCCTGGGCCGGGATCGCCGGCGCGGGTTTCACGCGGACGTTCACGCGGTGGCTGAACAGCGACGGCGGGATCGTCAGCCGCGCGGTCACGCCACCGGTGGTCGGCGTCGCGAGCAGCTCGACGCCCAGGTCGTGGCGCCGCGCCAGGCGGCCGACCACGAACAGGCCGAGCACGCTGGTCGGCGCCAGCTCGAGCCGTTCGCGCTCGACGAGCCGCCGGTTCTCCTCGGCGACCTTCTGCGCGGTCATGCCGATGCCGTGGTCGACGATGCTCACCAGGCAGGAGCCGTCGGCGAGGAGCATCGTGTCGACCT includes the following:
- a CDS encoding DNA polymerase III subunit gamma and tau, producing the protein MALALYRKYRPATFAEVVGQEHVTEPLRTALSAGRINHAYLFSGPRGCGKTSSARIMARSLNCVKGPTPDPCGECNSCKALAPEGSGSVDVTELDAASHGGVDDARELRDKAFYAPAESRYRVFIIDEAHMVTTQGFNALLKIVEEPPEHVIFIFATTEPDKVLTTIRSRTHHYPFRLIPPGAMRTLLESNVAAEGVEVEPAVYPLVIRAGGGSARDTQSVLDQLLAGAGPDGVSYSRAVALLGVTDVALIDDMVDALSTEDAATVFGTVEKVTEAGHDPRRFATDLLDRLRDLVLLRAVPSSAGGLVSAPEEELSRMVAQAERIGLATLSRYADIVHNGLLEMRGATSPRLVLELLCARMLLPSVTEAENALLARLERLERRATLAGGGGAPAEGGVEPPVRAASERFSRPSQRPASADPAPVAPEPAPAPEPASRPAPTPEPAPVAKPAEPAPAAKSAESGWGTPRTPGGGTPATPAPAATPAPAPDPAPAASPAAASGGLDAAAIRNVWPQLMTALRKFTGGRSLEAMLTQATVATVEGNSLTLTHKSEPLARRLSDQDNARKIAGALADVVGGDWQVRCVHGNAPAAPAARTQQAAPAAERSFTRQSAAPAAAPAQPPVAAPARPAPAPVAAPVRPRVATSEPDIPLPPEPSDEDDEDLYNEDASPAPPPPPPPPDQDPDELARKLISDHLGARPLD
- a CDS encoding ALF repeat-containing protein, with the protein product MRANAVIVAAALAAGVFATPAAADVLPDRAQAVGYLETGGPGVARAAEAALLGTPADLQDFLATGRQRARDDDDRVLVTQALTTGGPVTKRAAQQALDGTIEDVRAFLATGQAQARVADDRIAVGQAMSTGGPVVNARAQKALDGTPADVRAFLETGLQQARDTDERITANQALAAGGPEVQAAAQTALDGTPDDIRYFLSRWRQVAADGDAEVAAVQAQLDGAKVAAANHRPLVVRLAAERATQIAADARKANVDRLAAQQAAAQHDAQVAAGAAADAAQQARDAAARAAQAKADNDKLLTDAADPALTVPNGRRASVYLLRTGGAAVKNAARTALSGSDDDVVTFVRSGLIAAQETDDRAAVAAIAADPAARAGLRQAARDALAGPYAGVAGLLRTGDYPGRDTDDRVEVNQIMAAGGPATKSAAQQALDGTVADVRAFLATGRFVARTHDLRIKVAQSLSEGPEVNAVAQGVLDGPESFLQPYLDNDLGKARARDAFTAGHVAKVNALVAEVNALRS
- a CDS encoding spermidine synthase, translating into MFPIASDFVSRTRKPGPVAGRYPVRFGTAELLRDADRANAWLVSVDGVAQSHVDLDDPADLEFDYIRRFADVVDQLPPGPLEALHIGGAACTLPRYVAASRPGSRQLVFDADGELVELVRAQLGLRVPGLRVRVTDGREGLTTRREDTADLLVVDAFERATLAGGLATLEATRSIAAILRPPGIYLANITDGAGLPFARRFLATLREVFPEVLLLADPAVLKGRRFGNLVFTASASPLPTAEIARRTASAAFPTRCVEGAELRKLAGRANPITDEDRPPSPQPPADILGLFQRGRE
- a CDS encoding GTP-binding protein, with the translated sequence MDSKPFTEPAARPPAPVKIVIAGGFGVGKTTAVSSISEIKPLTTEAAITSVAAAVDRTGHVPRKTTTTVALDFGCITIDDEVKLYLFGTPGQDRFGFMWQDLVHGALGALVIVDTRRMDDCYPAVDYFENAGLPFVVAVNMFDGSLGHNLDDVRWALAVSEDVPLITFDARQKLSVRDALLAVLHNTFKKARAQAGAGA
- a CDS encoding DUF742 domain-containing protein, with protein sequence MTEEPDTSLLRPYLMTSGRAQPVDQSLEIEAQVMTSRLGAASHPKLTFERQEIVSLCRSTVSVAEVAAVLGLHIGVARVLVADLAEQGYVVVRRPANTNSHDLGMIERVIRGLEAIH
- a CDS encoding roadblock/LC7 domain-containing protein, translated to MSIPAAGVSVEAQNFNWLVSRFAQHTAGAIAAIAVSADGLLIAVSSELERSNADRLAAISSAMLGLAHGVSESHPLGSPDKVIIELEHGYLLVCTISIGCSLGVLANKQAGLGTIAYEMAMFANRATEVLTPGLIEELKNTVGS